One Polycladomyces zharkentensis genomic region harbors:
- the ku gene encoding non-homologous end joining protein Ku, translating into MHTIWKGAISFGLVNIPVKMYAATEGKKVPFRLLHKKCRTPLQYTRTCPYCQEEVSWADVVKGVEYADGKFVLMEKEELEAIAPENRKTIEILDFVDLREIDPIYFDRTYYLGPGDTGERAYTLLREAMEETGKIGVAQITIRSKQSLAVVRVYQNCLVMETIFYPDEVRSAALVPGVPEETALPEKEMEMARQLIESLSTSFDPGKYRDDYREALQAAIEKKISGEEIVQAPEAEPEKVVDLMEALKASIEAAQKRKKAAGTE; encoded by the coding sequence ATGCATACCATATGGAAAGGTGCGATCAGTTTCGGTTTGGTCAATATTCCGGTCAAAATGTATGCGGCCACCGAAGGGAAAAAAGTGCCGTTTCGCCTGTTGCACAAGAAGTGCCGGACGCCGTTGCAATATACGCGCACCTGCCCTTATTGCCAGGAGGAAGTGTCGTGGGCCGATGTCGTGAAAGGTGTGGAATACGCGGACGGGAAATTCGTATTGATGGAAAAAGAGGAATTGGAGGCGATCGCACCGGAAAACCGCAAAACAATCGAAATTCTCGACTTTGTGGATTTGCGGGAAATCGATCCGATCTACTTTGACCGCACCTATTATTTGGGTCCGGGAGATACCGGTGAACGGGCGTACACCCTGCTCAGGGAAGCGATGGAGGAGACGGGGAAAATCGGCGTGGCGCAGATCACGATTCGTTCCAAGCAAAGCCTGGCAGTGGTCAGGGTGTATCAAAACTGTCTGGTGATGGAAACGATCTTCTACCCTGATGAAGTGCGTTCTGCGGCATTGGTGCCGGGGGTTCCGGAAGAGACGGCATTGCCGGAAAAAGAAATGGAAATGGCGCGCCAGCTGATCGAAAGCTTGTCCACATCGTTTGATCCCGGAAAATATCGGGACGATTACCGCGAAGCGTTGCAAGCAGCGATTGAAAAGAAAATCAGCGGCGAAGAAATTGTGCAGGCGCCGGAAGCCGAACCGGAAAAAGTGGTCGATCTGATGGAAGCGCTCAAGGCGAGCATCGAAGCGGCCCAAAAAAGAAAGAAGGCGGCCGGAACGGAATAA